Proteins encoded together in one Bacteroides zhangwenhongii window:
- a CDS encoding single-stranded DNA-binding protein translates to MKKIENSFAVTGFIGKDAEIRSFETASVARFSIAVSRADKTGEETSYVSAFMGIEAWRKNEALDSFDVLKKGELITVEGYFKPEEWTDSKSGEKRNRIVMVATKFYPAPEKEEEKPDQPKQKAVSKKKKASK, encoded by the coding sequence ATGAAAAAGATTGAAAATTCATTCGCAGTAACAGGTTTTATCGGTAAGGATGCAGAAATCCGTAGTTTTGAAACAGCAAGCGTAGCACGCTTTTCTATCGCGGTCAGCCGTGCAGACAAGACAGGTGAAGAAACCTCTTATGTTTCCGCTTTCATGGGGATTGAAGCCTGGAGAAAGAATGAAGCACTGGATTCCTTCGATGTATTGAAAAAAGGTGAGCTGATAACCGTTGAAGGCTACTTTAAGCCGGAAGAATGGACGGATTCTAAAAGTGGGGAGAAGCGTAACCGCATTGTGATGGTAGCCACCAAGTTTTATCCGGCTCCGGAAAAAGAAGAAGAAAAACCGGATCAGCCTAAACAGAAGGCTGTCTCTAAAAAGAAAAAAGCAAGCAAATGA
- a CDS encoding single-stranded DNA-binding protein: MSHSSDYKLLKTIIMFTGQIIGYVGADARQNKNGKGFNFHVSTKYKNVNNEEQTLWVCCFVNYESKVFEYLKKGTQVYVCGDVYADVFQKDDGSHIPSVSLTVSRIELLGKAEKKESGDGTASGQPQ, from the coding sequence ATGAGCCACAGCTCGGATTATAAACTTTTAAAAACCATCATTATGTTTACAGGACAAATTATCGGTTATGTCGGTGCGGATGCCCGGCAGAACAAGAACGGAAAAGGATTCAACTTCCATGTATCCACCAAGTACAAGAACGTGAACAACGAGGAACAGACCCTATGGGTATGCTGTTTCGTGAATTACGAGAGTAAAGTCTTTGAGTATCTGAAAAAAGGGACACAGGTATATGTCTGCGGCGATGTGTATGCCGATGTATTCCAGAAGGATGACGGTAGCCACATCCCATCCGTCAGCCTGACCGTCTCACGCATTGAGTTACTGGGAAAGGCAGAGAAAAAAGAGAGCGGTGACGGAACGGCATCCGGACAACCCCAATAA
- a CDS encoding type IV secretory system conjugative DNA transfer family protein, with translation MEREKKDLSFILILLSTLIGTAVLFQWAIVTGLYAPLRNPAMWERLMEKDILFRFLYVILIGGLAFLFPVGKVKDENKKWVYTSMTLVTASMLVVGFSRLSAWYNLFVFPILFVAYTLLVIKTLPYFIRRHAQSDDSIFGLSREESAFYFRFETASGPLVIHKPQQNVYIDGGPGSGKSESWIKGIIYQCAERNYAGFVYDWEGDPTKDKSPILSRIAYGSIEHFRNKGMETPRFAYINFVDMSRTVRVNVLSPQYMSKGNESLFIRNIIMTLMKNLEASWKEKTDFWANNAINYVYSIAYKCFKERKLGICTLPHVIALALSDSNLVFHWLSEDPEIALNMSSMLTAWKLGAQQQTAGAVSSAQTPLVLLNNKYIFWVLSPLPEEEFSLDITNKEHPTLLCVGNAPTIKEAVSPAISCIGSVLMSQMNNPGKATSIFMVDEFPTILLQGIDTFIGTARKHNVATILAVQDFNQAVRDYGEKSANILKASCGTQAYGMTGNEKTAKDIENLLGEKKEAQESYSHQAGGNNSVTESLQKEKVLKARDIAGQAAGHFIGKIAGGKPPFFSVQMDMCRFEEKEIPRFSLPVKLGNGKEEMELEILEEIIQQNYIKIIEDVNAILKKIEDKLKEKSAVPPTGTHKTEQKIIR, from the coding sequence ATGGAAAGAGAGAAGAAAGACCTGTCATTCATCCTGATCCTGCTATCCACGCTCATCGGGACAGCCGTACTGTTTCAGTGGGCTATCGTTACGGGATTATACGCTCCACTACGTAATCCGGCCATGTGGGAAAGGCTGATGGAGAAGGATATCCTATTCCGGTTTCTCTACGTTATCCTGATCGGAGGCCTCGCTTTTCTCTTTCCGGTTGGCAAAGTGAAAGACGAAAACAAGAAATGGGTTTACACCAGTATGACACTGGTTACGGCATCCATGCTGGTTGTCGGATTCAGCCGGTTATCAGCGTGGTATAACCTATTTGTATTTCCCATTCTATTCGTAGCGTACACGCTGCTTGTCATCAAGACTCTGCCTTATTTCATCCGGCGTCATGCCCAATCCGATGATAGCATTTTCGGGTTAAGCCGGGAAGAATCGGCTTTCTACTTCCGCTTTGAAACCGCCTCCGGGCCGCTGGTCATCCATAAGCCGCAGCAGAATGTCTATATCGACGGCGGTCCGGGAAGCGGTAAATCAGAGAGCTGGATCAAGGGAATCATCTACCAGTGCGCCGAGCGCAACTATGCCGGATTCGTGTACGATTGGGAGGGTGATCCCACCAAGGACAAGTCACCCATCCTCTCACGTATCGCATACGGAAGCATCGAACATTTCCGGAACAAGGGGATGGAAACACCCCGTTTCGCCTATATCAACTTTGTGGATATGTCACGCACGGTCAGGGTGAACGTACTTTCTCCGCAATACATGTCAAAGGGAAACGAATCGCTATTCATCCGCAATATCATCATGACACTGATGAAGAATCTGGAAGCAAGCTGGAAGGAAAAGACCGACTTTTGGGCCAACAATGCCATCAACTACGTCTATTCAATCGCCTATAAATGTTTCAAGGAAAGGAAGCTTGGTATCTGTACGCTGCCCCATGTGATAGCCCTTGCCCTTTCTGACAGCAACCTAGTATTCCACTGGCTGTCGGAAGATCCTGAAATCGCATTGAACATGTCCTCCATGCTGACCGCCTGGAAACTGGGTGCACAACAGCAGACAGCCGGAGCCGTATCATCCGCACAGACTCCGTTGGTACTCCTGAACAACAAATACATCTTCTGGGTGTTGTCGCCACTTCCCGAAGAAGAGTTCTCTTTGGATATAACCAACAAGGAACACCCAACGCTGTTATGCGTAGGCAATGCGCCCACCATCAAGGAAGCCGTTTCCCCTGCTATTTCCTGCATCGGCAGCGTCTTGATGTCACAGATGAACAATCCCGGCAAAGCGACCAGCATATTCATGGTAGATGAATTTCCGACCATCCTGTTGCAAGGCATTGACACTTTCATCGGAACCGCCCGGAAGCACAATGTCGCTACCATTCTCGCCGTTCAGGACTTCAACCAAGCGGTCAGGGACTATGGAGAGAAAAGTGCCAACATCCTGAAAGCCTCCTGCGGAACGCAGGCTTACGGTATGACCGGAAATGAGAAGACCGCCAAAGACATCGAGAACTTGCTTGGGGAGAAGAAAGAAGCGCAAGAATCTTATTCACACCAAGCCGGTGGCAATAACAGTGTCACGGAGAGCCTGCAAAAAGAAAAAGTCTTAAAGGCAAGGGACATTGCCGGACAAGCAGCCGGACACTTCATTGGCAAGATTGCCGGAGGCAAGCCGCCATTCTTCAGCGTGCAGATGGATATGTGCCGTTTTGAAGAGAAGGAGATACCCCGTTTCTCCTTACCGGTCAAACTGGGCAACGGCAAAGAAGAGATGGAACTGGAAATCCTGGAAGAGATTATCCAGCAGAACTACATCAAAATCATTGAAGATGTCAACGCCATCCTCAAAAAGATAGAGGACAAATTAAAAGAAAAGTCAGCAGTTCCGCCAACCGGGACACACAAGACAGAACAAAAAATCATCCGATAA
- a CDS encoding PcfK-like family protein, giving the protein MKVSEQFKSTIKAYLDNMAAVDSLFAPVYQKPTKNIDNCITYILNQVKKSGCCGFSDDEIFGMALHYYQEDNIEVGSPLKCNVVVNHHVELSEEEKKAAREAAIKKLQEEELAKLKKRQQAKRENNTEVQTQLTLF; this is encoded by the coding sequence ATGAAAGTGTCAGAACAATTTAAAAGTACCATCAAGGCATACCTTGATAATATGGCAGCGGTGGATAGTCTGTTTGCTCCAGTCTATCAAAAACCTACAAAGAATATAGATAATTGCATTACCTATATTTTAAACCAAGTGAAGAAAAGCGGTTGCTGTGGTTTTAGTGATGATGAAATTTTTGGTATGGCGTTGCACTATTATCAGGAAGATAATATTGAGGTGGGTAGCCCATTGAAATGTAATGTAGTCGTAAATCATCATGTTGAATTGTCAGAGGAAGAAAAGAAAGCGGCTCGTGAGGCTGCTATCAAAAAATTGCAGGAGGAAGAATTGGCAAAGTTGAAGAAGCGTCAACAAGCTAAACGTGAGAACAACACCGAAGTACAAACCCAGTTAACTCTTTTTTGA
- a CDS encoding PcfJ domain-containing protein has translation MKPKTKLQMEIVNGSRKLAPVSEAQKRYAYKHCFVHYFKRDAKGNCFCLDCGHTWRDKEDKKNCKCPHCGMNLKLENSRKRTAVYKEYFCVITTYKQYQVIRFFMVDCRLKKGSPANYFIIEAVQCWMNKEGKTETLSLLRGMSIFYYDAWIYGSSLELRKRNVHHDRIYDICPAVIYPRMKVIPELTRNGFKGAFYDICPSSFFMTLLTDNRMEILYKAGQMNLFLRFLERKYGIDKYWTYVKICLRHDYVIHDADLWLDYVDMLIENKLDARNPHYLCPLNVEEAHDWVMGKCKKKYSEKDEKDYIAAKSRFFNLSFADGNIMVRVLESLSDFYKEGKLLHHCVFSNAYYKREDSLIMSATVDGRRMETVEFSLSRMEVCQCRGKSNQLSAYHDRILNLVRDNIPLIRERMVV, from the coding sequence ATGAAACCCAAGACAAAATTACAAATGGAAATCGTGAATGGGAGCAGGAAGTTAGCTCCCGTTTCAGAGGCTCAAAAGCGTTATGCCTATAAACATTGCTTTGTGCATTATTTCAAGCGTGATGCAAAGGGGAATTGCTTTTGTTTGGATTGTGGGCATACATGGCGGGATAAGGAAGATAAGAAAAACTGTAAATGTCCTCATTGCGGTATGAACCTGAAATTGGAGAATAGCAGGAAAAGGACGGCTGTATATAAAGAATATTTTTGTGTGATTACTACATACAAGCAATATCAAGTTATCCGTTTTTTTATGGTGGACTGCCGGCTGAAAAAAGGGTCTCCGGCTAATTACTTTATAATTGAGGCGGTACAGTGTTGGATGAATAAAGAGGGCAAGACAGAAACGCTGTCTTTGCTGCGGGGCATGTCTATATTTTATTACGATGCATGGATATATGGAAGTTCTTTGGAATTGCGTAAGCGGAATGTGCATCATGACCGTATTTATGATATTTGCCCGGCAGTTATCTATCCGAGAATGAAAGTGATACCCGAACTTACGAGGAATGGATTTAAGGGTGCCTTTTATGATATTTGTCCGAGTTCCTTCTTTATGACATTATTAACTGATAATCGGATGGAGATATTATATAAGGCAGGGCAAATGAATTTGTTCTTGAGATTTTTAGAGAGAAAATACGGTATAGATAAGTATTGGACGTATGTAAAAATCTGTTTAAGACATGACTATGTGATACATGATGCGGACTTGTGGCTGGACTATGTGGATATGCTGATAGAAAATAAATTGGATGCGAGAAATCCTCATTATTTGTGTCCGTTGAATGTAGAAGAAGCGCATGATTGGGTGATGGGGAAATGTAAGAAAAAATATTCTGAAAAGGATGAAAAAGACTATATTGCTGCCAAATCACGTTTCTTTAATCTTTCGTTTGCGGATGGAAATATTATGGTTCGGGTATTGGAAAGCCTTTCGGACTTTTACAAAGAGGGAAAGTTGCTGCATCATTGTGTATTCAGCAACGCCTATTATAAGAGAGAAGATTCGTTGATAATGTCGGCAACGGTGGATGGAAGGCGCATGGAAACGGTGGAGTTTTCACTTAGCAGGATGGAGGTGTGCCAGTGTCGTGGAAAGTCTAACCAATTATCAGCCTATCATGACCGGATTCTGAATTTGGTACGGGATAATATACCGTTGATAAGGGAAAGGATGGTAGTGTAA
- a CDS encoding toprim domain-containing protein produces MKVDFNQIKTTISLPDFLLELGWKIVEGSSNSCPKMSNGTHTIVIKRNSQNQYTYWDVHSDSVRGRSIMDLMQEHLFETTGKMPSLREVGEILQNYINTNRITTPEKSRYEVGNTSMRADELQFYLSQLQPYKGNYLQKRGILKESIESRFFKDTFFIREVKNKGSVYRNVCIKMYNENGVQAISQRNETFKGIIGGKFDCLATSNHDKSRPIDILYIGESFIDCISHYQLRHSGNDLNLVYVSTEGTFTEGQMRLLRLILDKNQVKELRSIFDNDKQGHKYTLWLHRYFHGDTTDVESLSNDELRNKVRKLKNVELSENKDWNDDLKISCGICSSTEDGQ; encoded by the coding sequence ATGAAAGTCGATTTCAATCAGATAAAAACAACCATTTCTCTGCCCGATTTCCTGCTGGAACTAGGATGGAAAATCGTGGAAGGCTCTTCCAACTCCTGTCCCAAAATGAGCAACGGAACGCATACCATCGTCATCAAGCGGAACTCGCAGAACCAATACACCTATTGGGACGTGCATAGTGACAGCGTGCGTGGCCGCAGTATCATGGATCTGATGCAGGAACATCTATTTGAAACAACCGGAAAAATGCCGTCCTTGCGCGAGGTGGGGGAGATCCTTCAGAACTACATCAACACCAACCGCATCACGACACCCGAAAAAAGCCGGTATGAAGTAGGTAACACAAGCATGAGAGCGGACGAACTTCAATTCTACTTGAGCCAGCTACAACCCTACAAGGGCAATTATCTCCAGAAAAGAGGTATCCTGAAAGAAAGCATTGAAAGCCGGTTCTTCAAAGACACTTTCTTTATCCGTGAGGTAAAGAACAAAGGGAGTGTTTACCGCAACGTGTGCATCAAGATGTACAATGAAAACGGTGTGCAAGCCATTTCTCAACGAAATGAAACATTCAAAGGGATTATCGGTGGCAAGTTCGACTGTCTGGCGACCAGCAACCATGACAAAAGCCGCCCGATAGACATTCTCTACATTGGGGAGTCATTTATAGACTGTATCTCCCACTATCAATTACGCCATTCCGGAAACGACCTCAATCTTGTATATGTATCTACGGAAGGGACATTCACGGAAGGACAAATGAGGCTATTACGCCTGATTCTTGACAAGAACCAGGTAAAGGAGCTCCGGAGCATCTTTGACAACGACAAACAAGGGCACAAGTACACTCTATGGCTGCATCGTTACTTTCATGGCGATACGACTGATGTCGAGAGCCTGAGTAACGATGAACTCCGCAACAAGGTACGGAAACTGAAGAACGTCGAACTTTCGGAAAACAAGGATTGGAACGATGATCTGAAAATCTCGTGTGGCATCTGTTCCTCCACGGAGGACGGCCAGTAA